One stretch of Actinacidiphila sp. DG2A-62 DNA includes these proteins:
- the pgeF gene encoding peptidoglycan editing factor PgeF — MIGQHTTTDGAHFAFTDRWGGVSAVPYDSLNLGGAVGDDPAAVAANRERAAASLGRDPGRVVWMNQVHGRDVAVVDAPWGDGPVPAVDALVTSRADLTLAVLTADCVPLLLADPVAGVAAAAHAGRPGLVAGVAPAAVAAMVARGADAGRITAIIGPSVCGRCYEVPAAMRDEVAAIVPEAYAETSWGTPAVDVAAGVRAQLARAGVRAADAPAVCTLESADHFSYRRDRTTGRLAGYVWLDGTP; from the coding sequence GTGATAGGGCAGCACACGACGACGGACGGCGCGCACTTCGCCTTCACCGACCGGTGGGGCGGGGTGAGCGCCGTTCCGTACGACAGCCTCAACCTCGGCGGCGCGGTCGGCGACGACCCGGCCGCGGTGGCCGCCAACCGGGAACGCGCCGCCGCGTCCCTGGGCCGCGACCCGGGCCGGGTGGTCTGGATGAACCAGGTGCACGGCCGCGACGTCGCCGTGGTCGACGCCCCCTGGGGCGACGGCCCGGTCCCCGCGGTGGACGCGCTCGTCACCAGCCGCGCCGACCTCACCCTCGCCGTGCTCACCGCGGACTGCGTGCCGCTGCTGCTGGCCGACCCGGTCGCGGGCGTGGCCGCCGCCGCACACGCCGGCCGGCCCGGACTCGTGGCCGGGGTGGCGCCCGCCGCGGTGGCGGCGATGGTCGCGCGGGGAGCGGACGCCGGTCGTATCACCGCGATCATCGGACCGTCGGTCTGCGGCCGCTGCTACGAGGTGCCGGCCGCGATGCGCGACGAGGTCGCCGCGATCGTGCCCGAGGCGTACGCCGAGACCAGCTGGGGCACGCCGGCGGTCGACGTGGCGGCCGGGGTGCGCGCGCAACTGGCGCGCGCCGGAGTGCGCGCCGCGGACGCGCCCGCGGTGTGCACCCTGGAGTCCGCCGACCACTTCTCCTACCGCCGCGACCGCACCACCGGGCGGCTGGCGGGCTACGTCTGGCTGGACGGAACGCCGTGA
- the mraY gene encoding phospho-N-acetylmuramoyl-pentapeptide-transferase, with product MKQILVSGVLGLFLSLIGTPLLIRLLARKGYGQMIRDDGPKAHHSKRGTPTMGGIAFILATLIAYAATKLITGDKPSASGVLVLFLTTGLGLVGFLDDYIKIVKQRSLGLRAKAKMGGQLTVGIAFAVLALNFKDSRGQTPASTKLSFTSDFGWSIGPVIFVIWALFMILAMSNGVNLTDGLDGLATGASVMVFAAYTVIGVWQYGQWCGTPVSANNACYEVRNPLDLAVVAAALMGACFGFLWWNTSPAKIFMGDTGSLALGGALAGLAICSRTEMLLAILGGLFVLITLSVIIQVGSFRLTGKRVFRMAPLQHHFELKGWSEVLVVVRFWIIQGMCMAVGLGIFYAAWVAAS from the coding sequence ATGAAGCAGATCCTCGTCTCCGGTGTGCTCGGCCTGTTCCTCTCGCTGATCGGCACGCCGCTGCTGATCCGCCTGCTGGCCCGCAAGGGCTACGGTCAGATGATCCGGGACGACGGCCCCAAGGCCCACCACAGCAAGCGCGGCACGCCCACCATGGGCGGCATCGCCTTCATCCTGGCGACGCTGATCGCGTACGCGGCGACCAAGCTCATCACCGGCGACAAGCCGTCCGCGTCCGGGGTGCTGGTGCTCTTCTTGACCACCGGCCTCGGCCTGGTCGGCTTCCTCGACGACTACATCAAGATCGTCAAGCAGCGCAGCCTGGGCCTGCGGGCCAAGGCGAAGATGGGCGGCCAGCTCACCGTCGGCATCGCCTTCGCGGTGCTGGCGCTGAACTTCAAGGACTCTCGCGGCCAGACCCCGGCGTCCACCAAGCTCTCCTTCACCAGCGACTTCGGCTGGTCCATCGGCCCGGTGATCTTCGTGATCTGGGCGCTGTTCATGATCCTGGCGATGTCCAACGGCGTGAACCTCACCGACGGCCTGGACGGCCTGGCCACCGGCGCCTCGGTGATGGTCTTCGCCGCGTACACCGTCATCGGCGTGTGGCAGTACGGCCAGTGGTGCGGCACCCCGGTCAGCGCCAACAACGCCTGTTACGAGGTGCGCAACCCACTGGACCTGGCGGTGGTCGCGGCGGCCCTGATGGGCGCGTGCTTCGGCTTCCTGTGGTGGAACACCTCGCCGGCCAAGATCTTCATGGGCGACACCGGCTCGCTGGCCCTGGGCGGCGCGCTGGCCGGCCTGGCGATCTGCTCGCGCACCGAGATGCTGCTCGCCATCCTCGGCGGCCTGTTCGTGCTGATCACCCTGTCGGTGATCATCCAGGTCGGCTCGTTCCGGCTCACCGGCAAGCGCGTCTTCCGGATGGCGCCACTGCAGCACCACTTCGAGCTCAAGGGGTGGAGCGAGGTCCTGGTCGTGGTCAGGTTCTGGATCATCCAGGGCATGTGCATGGCCGTCGGCCTCGGCATCTTCTACGCCGCGTGGGTGGCGGCGTCGTGA
- the ftsZ gene encoding cell division protein FtsZ encodes MAAPQNYLAVIKVVGIGGGGVNAINRMIEVGLKGVEFIAINTDAQALLMSDADVKLDVGRELTRGLGAGANPDVGRKAAEDHREEIEEVLKGADMVFVTAGEGGGTGTGGAPVVANIARSLGALTIGVVTRPFTFEGRRRANQAEDGIAGLRENVDTLIVIPNDRLLSISDRQVSVLDAFRSADQVLLSGVQGITDLITTPGLINLDFADVKSVMSEAGSALMGIGSARGDDRAVAAAEMAISSPLLEASIDGARGVLLSISGGSDLGLFEINEAAQLVSEAAHPEANIIFGAVIDDALGDEVRVTVIAAGFDGGQPPTKGSRDKVLGSSYTAREDTAPVAPARPDTPRPAPSFGGLGSIPPAAPAERAPEPEPAAETSATPVTPPVVPPARPYHQESAEELDVPDFLK; translated from the coding sequence GTGGCAGCACCGCAGAACTACCTCGCAGTCATCAAGGTCGTCGGCATCGGCGGCGGTGGCGTCAACGCCATCAACCGGATGATCGAGGTCGGTCTCAAGGGCGTCGAGTTCATCGCGATCAACACCGATGCGCAGGCCCTGCTGATGAGCGACGCCGACGTCAAGCTCGACGTCGGCCGCGAGTTGACCCGAGGGCTCGGCGCGGGCGCGAACCCGGACGTCGGCCGCAAGGCCGCCGAGGACCACCGCGAGGAGATCGAAGAGGTCCTCAAGGGCGCCGACATGGTCTTCGTGACCGCGGGCGAGGGCGGCGGCACCGGCACCGGCGGCGCGCCCGTCGTGGCCAACATCGCCCGCTCGCTCGGCGCGCTCACCATCGGCGTGGTCACCCGTCCGTTCACCTTCGAGGGCCGCCGCCGGGCCAACCAGGCCGAGGACGGCATCGCCGGCCTGCGGGAGAACGTCGACACCCTGATCGTCATCCCCAACGACCGGCTGCTGTCCATCTCGGACCGCCAGGTGAGCGTGCTCGACGCGTTCCGCTCGGCGGACCAGGTGCTGCTGTCCGGCGTCCAGGGCATCACCGACCTGATCACCACCCCGGGTCTGATCAACCTGGACTTCGCCGATGTGAAGTCCGTGATGAGCGAGGCCGGTTCCGCCCTGATGGGCATCGGCTCGGCCCGCGGCGACGACCGCGCGGTGGCCGCCGCCGAGATGGCGATCTCCTCGCCGCTGCTGGAGGCGTCCATCGACGGCGCCCGCGGTGTGCTGCTGTCCATCTCCGGCGGCTCCGACCTCGGGCTGTTCGAGATCAACGAGGCCGCCCAGCTGGTCAGCGAGGCCGCTCACCCCGAGGCCAACATCATCTTCGGCGCGGTGATCGACGACGCGCTCGGCGACGAGGTGCGGGTCACCGTGATCGCGGCCGGCTTCGACGGCGGGCAGCCGCCCACCAAGGGCAGCCGCGACAAGGTGCTCGGCTCCTCCTACACCGCGCGCGAGGACACCGCCCCGGTCGCCCCGGCGCGCCCCGACACCCCGCGCCCGGCCCCGTCCTTCGGCGGCCTCGGCAGCATCCCGCCGGCCGCGCCGGCCGAGCGCGCCCCGGAGCCCGAGCCGGCCGCCGAGACCTCGGCGACCCCGGTGACGCCCCCGGTGGTGCCGCCGGCCCGGCCGTACCACCAGGAGTCCGCCGAGGAACTCGACGTCCCCGACTTCCTGAAGTGA
- a CDS encoding YggS family pyridoxal phosphate-dependent enzyme: protein MSTPDDTPANDPANDPANDPGRSAGAAARSAELAANLARVHARIDAACAAAGRAREEVTLIVVTKTRPASDVRLLAGLGVREVAENRDQEAAGKAADCADLPLSWHFVGQLQTNKARSVVRYADHVHSVDRPRLVDALSQAATAAGLRIGCLVQVALDAESGTQGARGGVAPDAVGALADAVAAAEGLRLDGLMTVAPLAGAYAGQPRAAFDRLMDISSRLREDHPAANMVSAGMSQDLDEAVAAGATHVRVGTAVLGVRPGLG from the coding sequence GTGAGCACCCCCGACGACACCCCCGCGAACGACCCTGCGAACGACCCTGCGAACGACCCCGGCCGATCCGCCGGTGCCGCCGCGAGATCCGCCGAACTCGCCGCCAACCTCGCCCGGGTGCACGCGCGCATCGACGCCGCCTGCGCCGCGGCCGGCCGGGCCCGCGAGGAGGTGACGCTCATCGTCGTCACCAAGACCCGCCCGGCCTCCGACGTGCGGCTGCTGGCCGGACTCGGCGTGCGCGAGGTGGCGGAGAACCGCGACCAGGAGGCGGCCGGGAAAGCCGCGGACTGCGCGGATCTGCCGCTGAGTTGGCACTTCGTCGGCCAGTTGCAGACCAACAAGGCGCGTTCGGTCGTCCGTTACGCTGATCACGTGCACTCCGTCGACCGGCCGCGGCTGGTCGACGCGCTGTCCCAGGCGGCCACCGCCGCCGGGCTGCGGATCGGCTGCCTGGTCCAGGTCGCGCTGGACGCCGAGTCGGGCACGCAGGGCGCCCGCGGCGGCGTCGCCCCCGACGCGGTCGGCGCGCTCGCCGACGCGGTGGCCGCCGCCGAAGGACTGCGCCTGGACGGCCTGATGACGGTCGCGCCGCTGGCCGGAGCGTACGCGGGTCAACCCCGTGCCGCCTTCGATCGGTTGATGGATATCTCATCCCGCCTGCGCGAGGACCATCCGGCTGCGAACATGGTCTCGGCAGGGATGAGCCAGGATCTCGACGAGGCGGTGGCGGCCGGAGCGACACATGTACGCGTCGGGACGGCGGTACTCGGAGTCCGTCCTGGGCTCGGGTAA
- the murG gene encoding undecaprenyldiphospho-muramoylpentapeptide beta-N-acetylglucosaminyltransferase, which produces MHVVLAGGGTAGHIEPALALADALRRQDPTVGITALGTEKGLETRLVPERGYELALIPAVPLPRRPTAELITVPGRLRGTIKAAEQVIERTKADCVVGFGGYVALPGYLAAKRLGVPIVIHEANARPGLANKIGSRYAHAVAVSTPDSKLRDARYIGIPLRRTIATLDRAAARPEARHAFGLDQNLPTLLVSGGSQGARRLNEVTAAVAPRLQQSGVQILHAVGPKNELPQSDNMPGMPPYRPVPYIDRMDLAYAAADMMLCRAGAMTVAELSAVGLPAAYVPLPIGNGEQRLNAQPVVKAGGGLLVDDAELTADWLLGNVLPVLTDPHRLYDMSRAAAEFGRRDADDLLVRMVYEAVSSARR; this is translated from the coding sequence GTGCATGTCGTACTCGCCGGTGGGGGGACCGCCGGCCACATCGAGCCGGCGCTCGCGCTCGCCGATGCCCTGCGCAGGCAGGACCCGACCGTGGGAATCACCGCGCTCGGCACCGAGAAGGGCCTGGAGACCAGGCTGGTGCCCGAACGCGGCTACGAACTGGCCCTGATCCCGGCCGTTCCGCTGCCGCGCCGGCCCACCGCAGAACTGATCACCGTGCCCGGCCGGCTGCGCGGCACCATCAAGGCCGCCGAGCAGGTCATCGAGCGCACCAAGGCGGACTGCGTGGTCGGCTTCGGCGGCTACGTCGCCCTGCCCGGCTACCTCGCGGCCAAGCGCCTCGGGGTGCCGATCGTCATCCACGAGGCCAACGCGCGGCCGGGCCTGGCCAACAAGATCGGCTCCCGCTACGCCCACGCCGTCGCCGTCTCCACCCCCGACAGCAAGCTGCGCGACGCCCGCTACATCGGCATCCCGCTGCGCCGCACCATCGCCACCCTGGACCGCGCCGCGGCCCGGCCCGAGGCGCGGCACGCCTTCGGCCTGGACCAGAACCTGCCCACGCTGCTGGTCTCCGGCGGCTCCCAGGGCGCCCGCCGGCTCAACGAGGTGACCGCCGCGGTCGCGCCGCGCCTGCAGCAGTCCGGCGTCCAGATCCTGCACGCGGTCGGCCCCAAGAACGAACTGCCGCAGTCCGACAACATGCCCGGCATGCCGCCGTACCGGCCGGTGCCGTACATCGACCGGATGGACCTGGCCTACGCGGCCGCCGACATGATGCTGTGCCGGGCCGGCGCGATGACGGTCGCCGAGCTGTCCGCGGTGGGCCTGCCGGCCGCGTACGTGCCGCTGCCCATCGGCAACGGCGAACAGCGGCTCAACGCCCAGCCGGTGGTCAAGGCCGGCGGCGGACTCCTGGTCGACGACGCGGAGCTGACCGCGGACTGGCTGCTCGGCAACGTCCTGCCGGTGCTCACCGACCCGCACCGGCTCTACGACATGTCCCGCGCCGCCGCCGAGTTCGGCCGCCGCGACGCCGACGACCTCCTGGTCCGCATGGTCTACGAAGCCGTGTCCTCAGCCCGCCGCTGA
- the ftsW gene encoding putative lipid II flippase FtsW yields the protein MSLYPARPRGAAPSALRGAARLPGRVREAWDRPLTAYYVIVGGTALITVLGLVMVYSASQIQALRYGLASTYYFRKQLLAVVLGGLLLWFAARAPVRLHRALAYPLLLGAVFLMCLVQVPGIGQTVNGNTNWISVGGPFQLQPSEFGKLALVMWGADLLARKNDKNLLTQWKHLLVPLVPVAVMLLGLIMLGGDMGTTVILTAILFGMLWLAGAPTRLFAGVLTAAGSLAVLFVATSPNRMGRLHCIAATSPGAGDQCWQAVHGIYALASGGWFGSGLGASVEKWGELPEPHTDFIFAVTGEELGLAGTLSVLALFAALGYAGIRVAGRTEDPFVRFAAGGVTTWITVQAVINIGAVLGLLPIAGVPLPLFSYGGSAILPTMFAIGLLISFARNEPAARAALAVRGRNNSLTGAMRRMMRRSAGRRPSGER from the coding sequence ATGAGCCTGTACCCCGCACGCCCGCGCGGCGCCGCGCCCAGCGCGCTGCGCGGCGCCGCACGGCTGCCCGGCCGGGTCCGCGAGGCGTGGGACCGGCCGCTCACCGCGTACTACGTGATCGTCGGCGGCACCGCGCTGATCACCGTGCTCGGCCTGGTGATGGTGTACTCCGCCTCGCAGATCCAGGCGCTGCGCTACGGACTGGCCTCCACGTACTACTTCCGCAAGCAGTTGCTCGCGGTGGTGCTCGGCGGGCTGCTGCTGTGGTTCGCCGCCCGGGCGCCGGTCCGGCTGCACCGGGCACTGGCCTACCCGCTGCTGCTGGGCGCGGTGTTCCTGATGTGCCTGGTGCAGGTGCCGGGGATAGGGCAGACGGTCAACGGCAACACCAACTGGATCTCGGTCGGCGGCCCGTTCCAGCTGCAGCCCAGCGAGTTCGGCAAGCTCGCGCTGGTCATGTGGGGCGCCGACCTGCTGGCCCGCAAGAACGACAAGAACCTGCTGACCCAGTGGAAGCACCTGCTGGTGCCGCTGGTCCCGGTCGCGGTCATGCTGCTCGGGCTGATCATGCTCGGCGGCGACATGGGCACCACGGTGATCCTCACCGCGATCCTGTTCGGCATGCTGTGGCTGGCCGGCGCGCCCACCCGGCTGTTCGCCGGCGTGCTGACCGCGGCCGGCTCGCTGGCCGTGCTGTTCGTGGCCACCAGCCCCAACCGGATGGGCCGGCTGCACTGCATCGCCGCCACCTCGCCGGGCGCCGGCGACCAGTGCTGGCAGGCGGTGCACGGCATCTACGCCCTGGCCTCCGGCGGCTGGTTCGGCTCCGGCCTCGGCGCGAGCGTGGAGAAATGGGGTGAACTCCCCGAGCCGCACACCGACTTCATCTTCGCCGTGACCGGGGAGGAACTGGGCCTGGCGGGCACGCTGTCGGTGCTGGCCCTCTTCGCGGCACTAGGCTACGCGGGTATCCGCGTGGCCGGTCGTACGGAGGACCCCTTCGTCAGGTTCGCAGCGGGTGGCGTGACCACCTGGATCACGGTGCAGGCCGTGATCAACATCGGTGCGGTGCTCGGTCTGCTGCCGATCGCCGGCGTCCCGCTCCCGCTGTTCTCCTACGGGGGATCTGCCATCCTGCCGACCATGTTCGCGATCGGGCTGCTGATCTCCTTCGCCAGGAACGAGCCCGCGGCGCGAGCGGCACTGGCCGTGCGGGGCCGGAACAACTCCCTGACCGGGGCGATGAGAAGGATGATGCGACGGTCCGCCGGGCGGCGGCCGTCGGGAGAGCGGTGA
- a CDS encoding YggT family protein, with protein sequence MDIALQVLWIVLACFLVVLIFRLVMDWVFQFARSWHPGKAMVVLLEGTYTVTDPPLKFLRRFIPPLRLGGVALDLSFFVLMIIVYILLTVVGGLR encoded by the coding sequence ATGGACATCGCACTCCAGGTGCTGTGGATCGTGCTTGCGTGCTTCCTGGTCGTCCTTATTTTCCGATTGGTGATGGATTGGGTCTTCCAGTTCGCCCGTTCGTGGCATCCTGGGAAGGCCATGGTGGTGCTCCTGGAAGGCACCTACACTGTCACCGATCCGCCACTCAAGTTTCTGCGGCGGTTCATTCCGCCGCTGCGTCTCGGGGGCGTGGCGCTCGACCTGTCCTTCTTCGTACTGATGATCATCGTGTACATCCTGCTTACCGTCGTAGGGGGCTTGCGATGA
- a CDS encoding cell division protein FtsQ/DivIB, with protein MTGTEAGALGTGRPPTREGQAASLPAGGGGRRPRLTLPGRRTVLIALIAVTLLAAAGTWALYGSSWFRATRVTVAGSGELTPQQLERAARVPLGGPLVSVDTGAVRTRLLAALPRLREVSVSRSWPHTVVVKVTERTPSAVLRDGSRYTEVDREGVRFATVDRAPAGVPVVQLTPDRAQAAASLRQFGAQRLLQAAITVAGDLPDVLRGHATAIRVRSYDGITVELSGHREVVWGSDEDGPLKSGVLAALMKAEPDANRYDVSAPTAPAASGG; from the coding sequence GTGACCGGAACGGAAGCCGGAGCGCTCGGCACGGGCCGCCCGCCCACCCGGGAGGGTCAGGCGGCCAGCCTGCCGGCGGGAGGCGGCGGGCGTCGTCCCCGGCTCACCCTGCCGGGGCGGCGCACCGTCCTGATCGCTCTGATCGCCGTCACGCTGCTCGCGGCGGCGGGCACCTGGGCCCTCTACGGCTCCTCGTGGTTCCGCGCGACCCGCGTGACGGTCGCCGGCAGCGGTGAGTTGACGCCGCAGCAGCTCGAGCGGGCCGCCCGGGTACCGCTGGGCGGCCCGCTGGTCTCGGTCGACACCGGGGCCGTCCGCACCCGGCTGCTGGCCGCGCTGCCGCGGCTGCGCGAGGTCTCGGTGAGCCGCTCCTGGCCGCACACCGTGGTCGTGAAAGTCACCGAGCGGACCCCGTCCGCGGTGCTGCGCGACGGCTCCCGGTACACCGAAGTCGACCGCGAGGGCGTCCGGTTCGCCACCGTGGACCGCGCCCCGGCCGGCGTCCCGGTGGTGCAGCTCACCCCCGACCGCGCCCAAGCCGCCGCGAGCCTGCGGCAGTTCGGCGCCCAGCGGCTGCTCCAGGCGGCGATCACGGTGGCCGGCGACCTGCCGGACGTGCTGCGCGGGCACGCCACCGCGATCCGGGTGCGCTCCTACGACGGCATCACCGTCGAACTCTCCGGCCACCGCGAGGTGGTGTGGGGCAGTGACGAGGACGGCCCGCTGAAGTCGGGGGTGCTGGCCGCGCTGATGAAGGCCGAGCCGGACGCCAACCGTTACGACGTCAGCGCGCCCACCGCCCCTGCCGCGTCAGGTGGTTGA
- a CDS encoding DivIVA domain-containing protein — protein MPLTPEDVRNKQFTTVRLREGYDEDEVDAFLDEVEAELTRLLRENEDLRAKLAAATRAAAQNQQQGMRKPEQQDRPVPAAISGPQPVPQQMPQQMGPPQLPGGAPQLPAGPSAQQHGQPHGPGQMQQMGQHPMQQGHPMQQQGGPGPMGQMGQHPMQQGGPGPMGPMGGHPMQQQGPGGDSAARVLSLAQQTADQAIAEARSEANKIVGEARSRAEGLERDARAKADALERDAQEKHRVAMGSLESARATLERKVEDLRGFEREYRTRLKSYLESQLRQLENQADDSLAPPRTTPSAPSLPSSSSMGGGSMGGMAPAGAGAMGHSNGAGPSYGGGQGMGGHGPGPTYGGQQQMSPAMTQPMAPVRPQGPSPLQQAPTPMRGFLIDEDDN, from the coding sequence ATGCCGCTGACCCCCGAGGACGTTCGGAACAAGCAGTTCACGACCGTCCGCCTCCGAGAGGGCTATGACGAGGACGAGGTCGACGCCTTCCTCGACGAGGTGGAGGCGGAGCTGACCCGGCTGCTCCGCGAGAACGAGGATCTGCGCGCCAAACTGGCCGCGGCCACCCGTGCCGCCGCGCAGAACCAGCAGCAGGGCATGCGCAAGCCCGAGCAGCAGGACCGGCCGGTGCCCGCCGCCATATCCGGACCGCAGCCGGTGCCCCAGCAGATGCCGCAGCAGATGGGCCCGCCCCAGCTGCCCGGCGGAGCACCCCAGCTGCCCGCAGGTCCCAGCGCCCAGCAGCACGGTCAGCCGCACGGCCCGGGCCAGATGCAGCAGATGGGCCAGCACCCGATGCAGCAGGGTCACCCCATGCAGCAGCAGGGCGGCCCCGGCCCGATGGGTCAGATGGGCCAGCACCCGATGCAGCAGGGCGGTCCCGGACCGATGGGTCCGATGGGCGGTCACCCGATGCAGCAGCAGGGTCCCGGCGGTGACAGCGCCGCCCGCGTGCTCTCGCTCGCCCAGCAGACGGCCGACCAGGCCATCGCCGAGGCGCGTTCCGAGGCCAACAAGATCGTCGGCGAGGCCCGCAGCCGCGCCGAGGGCCTGGAGCGCGACGCCCGCGCCAAGGCCGACGCGCTGGAGCGGGACGCCCAGGAGAAGCACCGCGTCGCGATGGGCTCGCTGGAGTCCGCCCGCGCCACGCTGGAGCGCAAGGTCGAGGACCTGCGCGGTTTCGAGCGGGAGTACCGCACCCGGCTGAAGTCCTACCTGGAGTCGCAGCTGCGCCAGCTGGAGAACCAGGCGGACGACTCGCTGGCCCCGCCGCGCACCACCCCGTCCGCGCCGTCCCTCCCGTCCTCGTCCTCCATGGGCGGCGGTTCGATGGGCGGCATGGCTCCGGCCGGAGCGGGCGCGATGGGCCACAGCAACGGCGCCGGTCCGTCCTACGGCGGCGGCCAGGGCATGGGCGGTCACGGCCCCGGCCCGACGTACGGCGGCCAGCAGCAGATGTCGCCGGCGATGACGCAGCCGATGGCGCCGGTGCGCCCGCAGGGTCCGTCGCCGCTGCAGCAGGCGCCGACGCCGATGCGCGGGTTCCTGATCGACGAGGACGACAACTAG
- the murD gene encoding UDP-N-acetylmuramoyl-L-alanine--D-glutamate ligase has protein sequence MKDAAVTVAGLGVSGVPAAKALHGLGARVTVVNAGAGERQQAEAAELEALGIAVRLGDGDTLPDGTELVVTTPGWKPASPLFAAAAAAGVPVWGDVELAWRLRGPGAAPWLVVTGTNGKTTTTRMLAAILSAAGLRTAAVGNIGVSLFDVVLPGPGRPEYDVLAVELSSYQLHWAPGIRPHSAAVLNLAPDHLDWHGSMAAYAADKGRAYHGNQVACVYNAADPETERLVREADVEEGCRAIGFTLGAPRMSELGVVDGLLVDRAFVADRAGTAQELAAVEDVRPPAPHNIANALAAAALARAYGVEAAAVREGLRAFRPDAHRIAEVAVVDGVRWVDDSKATNTHAAAASLAAYEPVVWLAGGLAKGAEFDELAAAAGPRLRAAVLFGADRALIREALTRHAPQVPVVELERTDTGAMAAAVEAARGLARSGDTVLLAPACASMDMFANYNARGDAFADAVRALPGGPHGPDARDEPSGPAGPDERR, from the coding sequence CTGAAGGACGCCGCGGTCACCGTCGCCGGGCTCGGCGTCTCGGGCGTGCCCGCCGCCAAGGCGCTGCACGGCCTGGGCGCCCGCGTCACCGTCGTCAACGCCGGCGCGGGCGAACGCCAGCAGGCCGAGGCCGCGGAGCTGGAGGCGCTCGGCATCGCCGTGCGCCTCGGCGACGGCGACACGCTGCCGGACGGCACCGAGCTGGTCGTCACCACGCCCGGCTGGAAGCCCGCCAGCCCGCTGTTCGCGGCCGCCGCCGCGGCCGGCGTGCCGGTGTGGGGCGACGTCGAGCTGGCCTGGCGGCTGCGCGGCCCCGGCGCCGCGCCCTGGCTGGTGGTCACCGGCACCAACGGCAAGACCACCACCACCCGGATGCTCGCCGCCATCCTCAGCGCGGCCGGCCTGCGCACCGCCGCGGTCGGCAACATCGGCGTCTCGCTCTTCGACGTGGTCCTGCCCGGCCCCGGCCGGCCGGAGTACGACGTGCTCGCCGTGGAACTGTCCAGCTACCAGCTGCACTGGGCGCCCGGCATCCGCCCGCACTCGGCCGCCGTGCTCAACCTCGCGCCCGACCACCTGGACTGGCACGGGTCGATGGCCGCCTACGCCGCCGACAAGGGCCGCGCGTACCACGGCAACCAGGTCGCCTGCGTCTACAACGCCGCCGACCCCGAGACCGAACGGCTGGTCCGCGAGGCCGACGTCGAGGAGGGCTGCCGGGCGATCGGCTTCACCCTCGGCGCTCCCCGGATGTCCGAACTGGGCGTCGTGGACGGCCTGCTGGTCGACCGGGCGTTCGTCGCCGACCGGGCCGGCACCGCGCAGGAGCTGGCGGCCGTCGAGGACGTCCGCCCGCCGGCCCCGCACAACATCGCCAACGCGCTGGCCGCCGCCGCCCTCGCCCGCGCCTACGGCGTCGAGGCCGCCGCGGTCCGCGAGGGGCTGCGCGCCTTCCGACCCGACGCCCACCGCATCGCCGAGGTCGCCGTGGTCGACGGGGTGCGCTGGGTGGACGACTCCAAGGCCACCAACACCCACGCCGCGGCGGCCTCGCTGGCCGCCTACGAGCCGGTGGTGTGGCTGGCCGGCGGGCTCGCCAAGGGCGCCGAGTTCGACGAACTGGCCGCCGCGGCGGGCCCCCGGCTGCGCGCCGCGGTGCTCTTCGGCGCCGACCGGGCGCTGATCCGCGAAGCCCTGACGCGACACGCCCCGCAGGTCCCGGTGGTCGAGCTGGAACGGACCGACACTGGGGCGATGGCCGCGGCCGTCGAGGCGGCCCGCGGCCTCGCCCGGTCCGGCGACACCGTGCTGCTCGCCCCGGCGTGCGCGTCCATGGACATGTTCGCCAACTACAACGCGCGCGGCGACGCCTTCGCGGACGCCGTGCGCGCCCTGCCCGGCGGGCCGCACGGACCGGACGCGCGGGACGAACCGTCCGGTCCGGCCGGACCGGACGAGCGGCGGTAG